Proteins from a single region of Streptomyces sp. Tu 3180:
- a CDS encoding NAD(P)/FAD-dependent oxidoreductase, translating into MDLLVVGGGPAGLATALHAARAGLEVAVWEQRAGTVDKACGEGLMPGAVAALAALGVHPPGHDLRGIGYVCGPRRVDADFRAGPGRGVRRTALHAALREVVLAAGVRVEQRTVRRVEQDEDGVVVDGTRAGHLVAADGLHSPIRRSLGLHRPRRAHRRHGLRRHYALAPWSDRVEVHWARDAEAYVTPVGDDLVGVAVLTSGRGPYDDHLAAFPELRERLAGAGPVGPVRGAGPLRQDTSARTAGRVLLVGDAAGYVDALTGEGIALALAQAPAAVRAVIGNDPAAYEREWRRLTRRYRWLTRALLGATRMPPVRAALVPTAQRLPRLFSATVDALARPAGT; encoded by the coding sequence ATGGATCTGCTCGTCGTCGGAGGGGGGCCGGCAGGTCTCGCCACGGCGTTGCACGCGGCTCGGGCGGGCCTCGAGGTCGCCGTCTGGGAGCAGCGCGCCGGTACCGTCGACAAGGCGTGCGGCGAGGGTCTGATGCCGGGTGCCGTCGCCGCCCTGGCAGCGCTCGGTGTGCACCCGCCGGGACACGACCTGCGGGGCATCGGGTACGTCTGCGGGCCGCGCCGGGTCGACGCCGACTTCCGGGCGGGGCCGGGCCGCGGGGTACGTCGCACCGCCCTGCACGCGGCGCTGCGAGAGGTGGTGCTGGCCGCCGGCGTGCGGGTCGAGCAGCGCACCGTGCGCCGTGTCGAGCAGGACGAGGACGGTGTGGTGGTCGACGGCACCCGTGCCGGCCACCTCGTCGCCGCGGACGGCCTGCACTCGCCGATCCGCCGGTCCCTGGGCCTGCACCGGCCGCGTCGGGCCCACCGGCGGCACGGGCTGCGCCGCCACTACGCGCTCGCCCCCTGGAGCGACCGCGTCGAGGTGCACTGGGCCCGTGACGCGGAGGCCTACGTGACCCCGGTGGGCGACGACCTCGTAGGCGTCGCGGTGCTCACCTCCGGCCGCGGACCGTACGACGACCACCTCGCCGCCTTCCCCGAGTTGCGGGAGCGGCTGGCCGGAGCCGGGCCCGTCGGGCCGGTGCGCGGGGCGGGGCCGCTCCGCCAGGACACGAGCGCGCGCACCGCCGGCCGGGTGCTGCTCGTCGGCGACGCGGCCGGTTACGTCGACGCGCTGACCGGCGAGGGCATCGCGCTGGCGCTCGCGCAGGCCCCGGCGGCGGTGCGCGCGGTCATCGGCAACGACCCGGCAGCGTACGAGCGGGAGTGGCGACGGCTCACCCGGCGCTACCGCTGGCTGACCCGGGCGCTGCTCGGCGCGACGAGGATGCCTCCGGTCCGCGCCGCGCTGGTGCCCACGGCGCAGCGGCTGCCACGGCTGTTCTCCGCGACCGTCGACGCGCTGGCGCGCCCGGCGGGGACGTGA
- a CDS encoding isoprenylcysteine carboxylmethyltransferase family protein: MSGEVLFTALVLAVGLERVAELVVSHRNAVWSVAQGGVEAGRGHYPFMVVLHTGLLAGALVEVWVRRPDTVPVLAWAMLALVAASQALRWWCIAVLGRQWNTRVIVVPGAARVTGGPYRRLPHPNYLAVVVEGLALPLVHSAWITAVVFTVLNGFLLATRVRVENAALTRLA; encoded by the coding sequence GTGAGCGGCGAGGTTCTGTTCACCGCCCTGGTCCTGGCCGTCGGCCTGGAGCGGGTCGCCGAACTGGTCGTGTCCCACCGCAACGCCGTCTGGAGCGTCGCGCAGGGCGGCGTGGAGGCCGGGCGGGGCCACTACCCGTTCATGGTGGTGCTGCACACGGGTCTGCTCGCCGGCGCGCTCGTGGAGGTGTGGGTGCGGCGGCCGGACACCGTACCGGTCCTCGCCTGGGCCATGCTCGCCCTCGTCGCGGCCTCTCAGGCACTGCGCTGGTGGTGCATCGCCGTCCTGGGCCGGCAGTGGAACACCCGGGTGATCGTCGTGCCCGGCGCTGCGCGCGTGACCGGCGGCCCCTACCGACGGCTCCCGCACCCGAACTACCTCGCCGTCGTCGTCGAGGGGCTCGCGCTCCCGCTGGTGCACTCGGCCTGGATCACAGCGGTCGTCTTCACCGTGCTGAACGGGTTCCTGCTCGCCACCCGCGTCCGCGTCGAGAACGCCGCCCTGACGCGGCTGGCCTGA
- a CDS encoding 3-oxoacyl-[acyl-carrier-protein] synthase III C-terminal domain-containing protein → MTMRVLSVCGVLPEHCHRQEEITESFTGALVEGAVDRGVVERFHRNMCVETRHTVLSLEEYARLGDFGRSNDVFIRMGVELGGRAIVSALKDVGLTPTDVDFIVSCTVTGLAVPSLEARIAAEIGLRPDVVRMPLVGLGCVAGAAGIARLHDLLRGCPEGVAVLMSVELCSLTLQREDTSVANLVASGLFGDGAAAVVAVGSGHPLARSDDPARPEVLASRSRLYPDSERTMGWDVGSGGFKIVLDSSVPDLVRRYVGDDVRGFLADHGLTNDDVGWYVAHPGGPKVLEALQDVLGIERDALGATWDSLRRIGNLSSSSVLHVLADTLAGRPPRPGSHGLMLALGPGFCSELVLLRAPGG, encoded by the coding sequence ATGACCATGCGCGTCCTCAGTGTCTGCGGTGTCCTGCCCGAGCACTGCCACCGGCAGGAGGAGATCACCGAGTCCTTCACCGGCGCGCTGGTCGAGGGTGCGGTCGACCGCGGCGTCGTCGAGCGGTTCCACCGCAACATGTGCGTCGAGACCCGGCACACCGTGCTGTCGCTGGAGGAGTACGCCCGCCTCGGGGACTTCGGCCGGTCGAACGACGTCTTCATCCGGATGGGCGTCGAGCTGGGCGGTCGCGCGATCGTCAGCGCGCTCAAGGACGTCGGCCTCACGCCGACCGACGTCGACTTCATCGTGTCGTGCACGGTGACCGGTCTGGCCGTCCCCTCGCTCGAAGCCCGGATCGCGGCGGAGATCGGGCTGCGTCCCGACGTGGTGCGCATGCCCCTGGTCGGCCTCGGCTGTGTCGCCGGTGCGGCCGGCATCGCACGCCTGCACGACCTGCTGCGCGGCTGCCCGGAGGGGGTCGCGGTGCTGATGTCGGTCGAGTTGTGCTCGCTCACGCTCCAGCGCGAGGACACCTCGGTCGCCAATCTCGTGGCGAGCGGCCTGTTCGGGGACGGCGCAGCGGCGGTGGTCGCAGTCGGCTCCGGGCATCCGCTCGCACGGTCCGACGACCCCGCCCGCCCCGAGGTCCTCGCCTCGCGCAGTCGTCTCTATCCCGACTCGGAACGCACGATGGGCTGGGACGTCGGTTCCGGTGGGTTCAAGATCGTGCTCGACTCCTCGGTCCCCGACCTGGTGCGCCGGTACGTCGGCGACGACGTCCGCGGCTTCCTCGCCGACCACGGCCTCACCAACGACGACGTCGGCTGGTACGTCGCGCACCCGGGCGGTCCCAAGGTCCTGGAAGCGCTGCAGGACGTGCTCGGGATCGAGCGTGACGCCCTGGGGGCGACCTGGGACTCGCTGCGCCGGATCGGCAACCTGTCCTCCTCCTCGGTGCTGCACGTCCTGGCGGACACGCTCGCCGGCCGTCCTCCGCGGCCCGGCTCCCACGGGCTCATGCTCGCCCTGGGCCCGGGCTTCTGCTCCGAACTCGTGCTCCTGCGCGCCCCGGGAGGATGA
- a CDS encoding geranylgeranyl reductase family protein — MAPASTRWDLAVVGAGPAGAAAALGALHADASLRVALVDRADFPRDKACGDGVAPHVLDLLAEVGVTGLVDDRVPVERLRLGRGGLVAERRMARPAWVVPRRILDARLVDAAVAAGARLLRHRVRDLRQRTDAVVLDGEVCAAVVVGADGEHSVVRRALGRSHGPLALALRGYAPVAPGRRGAQVIEFGTRHQPSYAWSFDCGDGHANVGYGEVLHGDRPAPTRAQLFERLEALLPGAAGEGQDWAGHLLPLSTARWRPPAGRVLLAGDAACLVNPLTGEGIHHAVATGIAAGRSAAAALREGRPERTGERYARVTRRILLPHLRHTALAARLARTTGVVEAGLRASAADRRVFDDLVELGLARGRLTPTVALGLGRAFLTPVRPAGRPQEPA; from the coding sequence ATGGCGCCCGCATCCACTCGCTGGGACCTCGCGGTGGTCGGCGCCGGACCGGCGGGCGCCGCCGCCGCCCTGGGCGCGCTGCACGCCGACGCGAGCCTGCGCGTCGCCCTTGTGGACCGGGCGGACTTCCCGCGGGACAAAGCCTGCGGCGACGGGGTGGCCCCACACGTCCTCGACCTCCTCGCCGAGGTCGGCGTCACCGGTCTCGTCGACGACCGGGTCCCGGTCGAGCGCCTCCGTCTCGGCCGGGGCGGCCTGGTCGCCGAGCGGCGCATGGCCCGCCCGGCGTGGGTGGTGCCGCGCCGGATCCTCGATGCCCGACTGGTCGACGCGGCCGTCGCCGCAGGCGCCCGGCTCCTGCGGCACCGCGTCCGCGATCTGCGGCAGCGCACCGACGCGGTGGTCCTGGACGGGGAGGTCTGCGCCGCGGTCGTGGTCGGCGCCGACGGCGAACACTCGGTCGTCCGACGCGCGCTGGGCCGGTCCCACGGTCCGCTGGCCCTGGCGCTGCGCGGCTACGCCCCGGTCGCACCCGGGCGGCGCGGCGCACAGGTCATCGAGTTCGGCACCCGCCATCAGCCGTCGTACGCCTGGTCCTTCGACTGCGGTGACGGTCACGCGAACGTCGGGTACGGCGAGGTCCTCCACGGGGACCGGCCGGCACCGACCCGTGCCCAGCTGTTCGAGCGGCTGGAGGCGCTCCTGCCCGGTGCGGCCGGGGAGGGGCAGGACTGGGCCGGGCACCTCCTGCCGCTCTCGACGGCGCGCTGGCGCCCTCCGGCCGGCCGCGTGCTGCTCGCGGGCGACGCCGCCTGCCTGGTGAACCCCTTGACCGGGGAGGGCATCCACCACGCCGTGGCCACCGGGATCGCGGCCGGTCGTTCCGCCGCCGCAGCCCTGCGTGAGGGACGGCCCGAGCGGACGGGAGAGCGGTACGCCCGCGTCACCCGCCGGATCCTGCTGCCCCACCTGCGCCACACCGCTCTGGCCGCCCGGCTCGCCCGTACCACCGGTGTCGTCGAGGCCGGGCTGCGGGCCTCGGCCGCCGACCGGCGCGTCTTCGACGACCTCGTCGAACTCGGTCTCGCCCGGGGCCGGCTCACCCCCACCGTCGCGCTCGGCCTCGGCCGGGCGTTCCTCACACCCGTCCGTCCGGCCGGCCGACCTCAGGAGCCAGCATGA
- a CDS encoding UbiA family prenyltransferase, which yields MTTGAAPTRPGPPPVPALLAAAHGGPALAVAAIAGLLALRSDLHPLDSAVVTAAVLAGQLTIGWGNDLRDLPRDRAVGRTGKPLVTGALPVGWVVRALAVAGLACIVLSALAGWRSALVNVVLGAGAGHAYNLGLKATWWSWAPYASAFGTLPSVVTLAGPAPAWAPLWMTGAGAALGVGAHLLNTLPDLADDERTGVRGLPHRIGERRSRILAVVLLSAASLLAVLGPAGPPPAWAPAVLALVAVLVVLTSAARGRVPFRAAVAVALLDVVLLVAAG from the coding sequence GTGACCACCGGCGCAGCACCGACGCGCCCCGGGCCGCCGCCCGTGCCGGCGCTGCTCGCCGCCGCCCACGGCGGGCCGGCCCTGGCGGTCGCCGCCATCGCGGGCCTGCTCGCGCTCCGCAGCGACCTGCACCCGCTCGATTCCGCCGTCGTCACCGCGGCGGTGCTCGCCGGCCAGCTCACGATCGGTTGGGGCAACGACCTGCGGGACCTTCCTCGCGACCGCGCCGTCGGCCGGACCGGCAAACCGCTGGTCACCGGAGCCCTCCCGGTCGGCTGGGTGGTGCGCGCCCTGGCCGTGGCCGGACTCGCCTGCATCGTGCTGTCCGCGCTCGCCGGCTGGCGCAGCGCGCTGGTCAACGTCGTCCTCGGCGCCGGCGCGGGCCACGCCTACAACCTGGGGCTCAAGGCGACCTGGTGGTCGTGGGCGCCGTACGCCAGTGCCTTCGGGACGCTGCCCTCGGTCGTCACCCTCGCCGGCCCCGCCCCGGCCTGGGCGCCGCTGTGGATGACCGGCGCCGGAGCCGCGCTCGGTGTCGGGGCACACCTGCTCAACACGCTGCCCGACCTCGCCGACGACGAACGCACCGGCGTCCGCGGCCTGCCGCACCGGATCGGCGAGCGCCGCTCGCGCATCCTGGCCGTCGTGCTGCTGTCCGCCGCCTCACTGCTGGCCGTGCTGGGGCCCGCCGGGCCCCCTCCGGCATGGGCGCCGGCGGTCCTGGCCCTGGTGGCGGTCCTCGTGGTGCTCACGTCGGCCGCCCGCGGCCGTGTTCCCTTCCGGGCCGCGGTGGCCGTCGCCCTGCTCGACGTCGTGCTGCTCGTGGCGGCCGGCTGA
- a CDS encoding NAD-dependent epimerase/dehydratase family protein: MRIVVTGATGNIGSVVVQRLRAEGGHDLVGLARRPPEGPDSRGVDWRSTDLSVEACHGTLVEAFTGADAVVHLAWGFQPSHDPAYLTELGVGGTRRVLRAVADTGVPHLVHMSSVGAYSPKRDDRPVDESWPTGGVRSSQYSRHKSAAERLLDRHEASGAGTLVTRLRPGIVGQRAAGSALLRYGVPALVPPKVLDLLPVLPMDRRLTIPMVHTDDVAEAIVTVVHRRAAGPFNLAADTPVTAAVIADALGARLVHVPSAVVRAVMSAAWHARLQPVDTGWLDMGFALPMLDTTRARTELDWAPAKDGPQVLAEVLEGMRGAASGRTPVLRPRTVLGALGDAVRRGPVAVRRRP, from the coding sequence ATGCGCATCGTGGTCACCGGGGCGACCGGAAACATCGGCTCTGTCGTCGTGCAACGCTTGCGTGCCGAGGGCGGGCACGACCTGGTGGGTCTGGCCCGGCGGCCACCCGAGGGCCCTGACAGCCGGGGGGTCGACTGGCGCTCGACGGACCTCAGCGTCGAGGCCTGCCACGGCACGCTCGTCGAGGCGTTCACCGGCGCGGACGCCGTCGTCCACCTGGCATGGGGCTTCCAGCCGTCCCACGATCCCGCCTACCTCACCGAGCTCGGCGTCGGCGGTACTCGCCGCGTGCTCCGGGCCGTCGCCGACACCGGCGTCCCGCACCTGGTTCACATGTCCTCGGTCGGCGCCTACTCACCGAAGAGGGACGACCGTCCGGTCGACGAGTCCTGGCCCACCGGGGGTGTGCGCAGTTCGCAGTACAGCCGGCACAAATCGGCGGCCGAACGTCTCCTCGACCGGCACGAGGCCTCCGGCGCCGGCACGCTCGTCACCCGCCTTCGGCCGGGAATCGTCGGGCAGCGCGCCGCCGGCAGCGCTCTCCTGCGGTACGGCGTGCCCGCCCTCGTGCCCCCCAAGGTGCTCGACTTGCTGCCGGTCCTGCCGATGGACCGGAGGCTGACCATCCCGATGGTTCACACCGACGACGTCGCCGAGGCGATCGTCACGGTGGTGCACCGGCGCGCGGCAGGTCCGTTCAACCTGGCCGCCGACACGCCCGTGACCGCGGCGGTCATCGCGGACGCGCTCGGCGCCAGGCTGGTGCACGTGCCCTCCGCCGTGGTCCGCGCCGTCATGTCGGCCGCCTGGCACGCGCGCCTGCAACCGGTCGACACCGGGTGGCTCGACATGGGCTTCGCGCTCCCGATGCTGGATACGACCCGCGCGCGCACGGAGCTCGACTGGGCCCCGGCCAAGGACGGCCCGCAGGTGCTCGCCGAGGTGCTCGAGGGCATGAGGGGGGCCGCGTCCGGCCGGACGCCCGTGCTGCGCCCGCGCACCGTCCTCGGAGCGCTCGGCGACGCGGTCCGTCGTGGGCCGGTCGCCGTGCGGCGACGCCCGTGA
- a CDS encoding alpha/beta hydrolase, producing MLVQVVRDGVVLALSHRSGQGRPLLLVPGVMADAASWQPVVDALSTDQPVYVLNRRGRRPSGPLGDDYSVGTEVEDLCRVLDELGTDDDRSGGVDVFGWSYGGLIALEAARRHAGVHSLTLYEPVMRPFGLQALDALRQADEAGDLDRAVEVVNRDVSGFSAEYVTQLRRSPVWQALRPLAAPLARELAALNEHAVELPGYGSLPMPVTLLLGGDNEGLPPYGEPFARISAAMPRARVRVMPGQGHLAHAQDPRTLARFIVEALDWAHRKDPSVTAGHE from the coding sequence GTGTTGGTGCAGGTGGTACGGGACGGCGTGGTTCTGGCACTCAGCCACCGCAGTGGGCAGGGCAGGCCGCTGTTGCTCGTGCCGGGAGTCATGGCCGATGCCGCTTCATGGCAGCCTGTGGTGGACGCACTGTCCACGGATCAGCCCGTATATGTCCTGAACCGGCGCGGCCGTCGGCCCAGCGGCCCGCTGGGCGATGACTATTCGGTGGGCACTGAGGTCGAGGACCTGTGCCGTGTGCTCGACGAACTCGGTACGGATGACGACCGCAGTGGTGGAGTGGACGTCTTCGGCTGGAGCTACGGTGGCCTCATCGCGTTGGAAGCCGCGAGGCGGCATGCCGGCGTCCACTCGCTGACGCTCTACGAGCCGGTGATGCGCCCTTTCGGTCTCCAGGCACTGGATGCGCTGCGGCAGGCTGATGAGGCAGGCGATCTGGACCGGGCCGTGGAGGTCGTGAACCGGGACGTGTCCGGCTTCTCCGCCGAGTACGTCACGCAGTTGCGCCGGAGCCCGGTGTGGCAGGCACTACGGCCGCTCGCGGCGCCATTGGCCCGGGAGTTGGCGGCGCTGAATGAACACGCGGTCGAACTGCCGGGCTACGGGAGCCTTCCCATGCCCGTCACGTTGCTGCTCGGTGGCGACAACGAAGGGCTCCCCCCGTACGGGGAACCGTTCGCCCGGATCTCGGCGGCGATGCCCCGTGCTCGCGTGCGCGTGATGCCGGGGCAGGGGCACCTCGCCCACGCCCAGGATCCCCGCACGCTCGCCCGGTTCATCGTCGAGGCGCTGGACTGGGCGCACCGGAAGGACCCTTCCGTGACTGCCGGCCACGAGTGA
- a CDS encoding STAS domain-containing protein, which translates to MTDTHEAARSDLSIDISTIDSVRIVTLRGEIDHTHRDALYRELVPSEHATEPRTVLDLSGVSFMDSSGLNVLIAAHQALTETDGRLHLVGAHGPVLRVMELVGIDTVIPCHPTVHHALND; encoded by the coding sequence ATGACGGATACCCATGAAGCAGCACGATCTGACCTGTCGATCGACATCAGCACGATTGACAGCGTTCGCATCGTCACCCTGCGGGGCGAAATCGACCACACCCACCGGGACGCTCTCTACCGGGAGCTGGTCCCTTCCGAACACGCCACGGAACCACGCACCGTGCTCGACCTGTCCGGCGTGTCGTTCATGGACTCCAGTGGCCTCAACGTCCTCATCGCCGCCCACCAAGCCCTCACCGAGACCGACGGCCGGCTGCACCTGGTCGGCGCCCACGGCCCGGTGCTGCGCGTCATGGAACTCGTCGGCATCGACACCGTCATCCCCTGCCACCCCACCGTGCACCACGCCCTGAACGACTGA
- a CDS encoding ATP-binding protein, which yields MPDAIEDVLALDGDSSCIARARHRAVDFLTRVQAEYGMPVSARAMDLTQLVVSELVTNARKYAPGPAMMELRIAGDLVEVVVWDSDPVLPVARAADAGRVGQHGLEIVMAVAQGFEVQRELVGKRITARIALPDDPVGTLTGCRPH from the coding sequence ATGCCCGATGCCATAGAGGACGTACTTGCTCTGGACGGTGACAGCTCGTGCATCGCCCGGGCCCGCCACCGCGCGGTGGACTTCCTCACCCGTGTCCAGGCCGAGTACGGCATGCCGGTCTCTGCTCGCGCGATGGACCTGACCCAGTTGGTCGTCAGTGAACTGGTGACCAATGCCCGCAAGTACGCACCGGGTCCGGCGATGATGGAGCTGCGGATCGCTGGGGACCTGGTGGAAGTCGTGGTGTGGGACAGCGATCCGGTCCTGCCGGTGGCCAGGGCCGCGGATGCGGGCCGGGTCGGCCAGCACGGCCTGGAGATCGTCATGGCCGTCGCGCAGGGCTTCGAAGTCCAGCGCGAGCTGGTCGGCAAACGCATCACCGCCCGCATCGCCCTGCCCGACGACCCCGTCGGCACCCTCACCGGTTGCCGCCCCCATTGA
- a CDS encoding FG-GAP-like repeat-containing protein, producing the protein MRRAVTAAAVLTTSVAVTLTPVTSSAASPYKGANTAAVQDDFNGDGYRDLAVGAPAAANGTVEEAGSVVVLYGSASSVSTTRGTVITQATTGIPGTAEESDRFGRTVASADLDRDGYADLLVGAPGEDVGGVESRGSVTVVWGGPNGLKGGANIAPPAGYGEGRIHCRFGMSIATGDMNGDGAPEVGIGSGCTIASYSGPFTRTGQAAARYLEWRENARGVVMGDVNGDGRAERFYLAGPTDGDIRGPVTLDTGAPDTEDPLVNRGVELPYADGHAGQIGDLNGDGYGDLVTGIAGDDSHFNAPTPAAHRGGEIQVLYGGAQGITAGQKPKVFHQDTAGVPGTAEWGDWFGQSLSVGDVDADGYADVLVGSPEEAVGSRASAGTAVLLRGSASGLTTAKAAGYTQNTAGVPGTAESGDGFGTAVHLADLNKDGKAETVVGAPTENSDGCLWVARGSASGPLLNGSVNLCGKSAGIAVRGMKGYFGAALTSPHVEN; encoded by the coding sequence TTGCGCAGAGCAGTCACGGCGGCCGCCGTGCTCACCACCTCCGTCGCCGTCACCCTCACCCCGGTGACATCGTCCGCCGCCTCCCCTTACAAGGGCGCCAACACTGCGGCTGTGCAGGACGACTTCAACGGTGACGGCTACCGCGACCTGGCCGTCGGGGCTCCCGCCGCCGCCAACGGCACGGTGGAGGAGGCCGGTTCGGTCGTCGTGCTCTACGGCTCCGCGTCCTCGGTGAGCACCACCCGCGGCACGGTCATCACCCAGGCGACCACCGGGATCCCCGGCACCGCCGAGGAGTCCGACCGCTTCGGCAGGACGGTGGCCAGCGCCGACCTGGACCGGGACGGTTATGCCGACCTGCTCGTCGGCGCCCCGGGCGAGGACGTCGGCGGTGTCGAGTCGCGGGGTTCCGTGACCGTGGTGTGGGGCGGGCCGAACGGACTGAAGGGTGGCGCGAACATCGCCCCTCCGGCCGGGTACGGCGAGGGCAGGATCCACTGCCGCTTCGGCATGTCCATCGCCACCGGCGACATGAACGGCGACGGTGCCCCGGAGGTCGGCATCGGTTCGGGCTGCACCATCGCCTCCTACAGCGGCCCCTTCACCCGCACCGGCCAGGCCGCTGCCCGCTACCTCGAGTGGCGGGAGAACGCCCGTGGCGTGGTGATGGGTGACGTGAACGGCGACGGCAGGGCCGAGCGCTTCTACCTGGCCGGTCCCACCGACGGCGACATCCGCGGACCGGTGACCCTCGACACGGGCGCCCCCGACACCGAGGACCCGCTCGTCAACCGGGGCGTCGAGCTGCCGTACGCCGACGGCCACGCGGGGCAGATCGGCGACCTCAACGGCGACGGTTACGGCGACCTCGTCACCGGCATCGCGGGCGATGACTCCCACTTCAACGCACCCACCCCCGCGGCCCACCGCGGCGGCGAGATCCAGGTCCTCTACGGCGGTGCCCAGGGCATCACCGCCGGGCAGAAGCCGAAGGTCTTCCACCAGGACACGGCGGGCGTCCCCGGCACCGCGGAGTGGGGCGACTGGTTCGGCCAGTCCCTGAGCGTCGGCGACGTCGACGCCGACGGCTACGCCGACGTCCTGGTCGGCTCCCCCGAGGAGGCCGTCGGGTCGCGCGCCTCGGCAGGCACCGCTGTCCTTCTGCGCGGCTCGGCCTCCGGCTTGACGACGGCCAAGGCGGCCGGCTACACCCAGAACACCGCGGGAGTCCCCGGCACCGCGGAGAGCGGCGACGGGTTCGGTACCGCCGTCCACCTCGCCGACCTCAACAAGGACGGCAAAGCCGAGACGGTCGTCGGCGCCCCCACCGAGAACTCCGACGGCTGCCTCTGGGTCGCCCGCGGCTCGGCATCCGGCCCCCTCCTGAACGGCTCGGTCAACCTGTGCGGCAAGAGCGCCGGCATCGCCGTACGCGGCATGAAGGGCTACTTCGGCGCCGCTCTCACCAGCCCTCACGTGGAGAACTGA
- a CDS encoding pentapeptide repeat-containing protein has product MSTAASPPPSSTPPAWPHCGHGATPADPVGSRGIRVGDHTACLAHLNDVDRAAYLAALSPGANIDHRGTPFTAELLDQLLAALRDPITGTPHIGVARFSEASFSGDAQFDGASFSDIAAFGGASFSGDARFGGAEFETASHLGPLACGKQVILNGAVFRQPVTVEIAAREVSCARTRWASTATLHLRYAELDLRDAVFEYPVLVAARPTPFPLSASAGLLPETELSGLEPGVRLSTVGGVDAAHLALHDIDLGRCRFAGAVHLDQLKVDGWCTFATTPSGWSRRFPWRWSRRNTLTEEHHWRVRAAHHPGRATALGWACPPQDAPDLKPAAVAALYRQLRKSLEDGKNEPDAADFYYGECEMRRHDATRSRGERALLRIYWALSGYGLRATRALAWLVAAMAVTIAVTMVWGLPVDDPKPTTTGRQAAVGQQVVLTTDTPTRSTPPARWPSASPSNGSRRVCGW; this is encoded by the coding sequence GTGAGTACCGCTGCATCCCCACCACCGTCCAGCACGCCGCCGGCCTGGCCGCACTGCGGCCACGGCGCAACCCCGGCCGATCCGGTTGGCTCCCGCGGCATCCGCGTCGGTGACCACACCGCCTGTCTGGCCCACCTGAATGACGTCGACCGTGCCGCCTACCTCGCAGCGCTGTCACCCGGCGCCAACATCGACCACCGCGGCACCCCTTTCACCGCTGAACTGCTGGACCAGTTGCTCGCCGCCCTACGCGACCCCATCACCGGCACGCCCCACATCGGCGTCGCCCGGTTCAGCGAGGCGTCCTTCTCCGGCGACGCCCAGTTCGACGGAGCGTCCTTCTCCGACATCGCCGCGTTCGGCGGGGCGTCCTTCTCCGGTGACGCCAGGTTTGGCGGGGCGGAGTTCGAAACGGCGTCGCACCTGGGACCGCTGGCGTGCGGTAAGCAGGTGATCTTGAACGGTGCGGTGTTCCGGCAGCCGGTGACGGTGGAGATCGCCGCCCGTGAGGTGAGCTGTGCGCGCACCCGGTGGGCGTCGACCGCCACGTTGCACCTGCGCTACGCCGAGTTGGACCTGAGGGATGCGGTCTTCGAGTACCCGGTGCTGGTCGCTGCCCGCCCCACCCCTTTCCCCCTGTCCGCATCGGCTGGTTTGCTGCCTGAGACGGAGCTGTCCGGTCTGGAGCCCGGCGTGCGCCTGAGCACGGTGGGCGGAGTGGATGCCGCACACCTGGCACTGCACGACATCGACTTGGGCAGGTGCCGGTTCGCCGGCGCTGTCCACCTCGATCAGCTGAAGGTCGACGGCTGGTGCACCTTCGCCACCACCCCTTCCGGCTGGAGCCGGCGCTTCCCCTGGCGGTGGAGCCGGCGCAACACGCTGACCGAGGAGCACCACTGGCGGGTGCGTGCCGCCCACCACCCCGGCCGGGCCACTGCCCTGGGCTGGGCCTGCCCGCCGCAGGACGCTCCCGATCTGAAGCCGGCGGCTGTGGCGGCGCTGTACCGACAGCTGCGCAAGTCGCTGGAGGACGGCAAGAACGAGCCGGACGCCGCCGACTTCTACTACGGCGAATGCGAGATGCGCCGCCACGACGCCACCCGGTCCCGGGGTGAGCGCGCGCTGCTGAGGATCTACTGGGCCCTGTCCGGGTACGGGTTGCGCGCCACCCGCGCACTGGCCTGGCTGGTGGCGGCGATGGCCGTCACGATCGCGGTGACGATGGTGTGGGGCCTGCCCGTCGACGACCCCAAGCCGACCACCACCGGCCGCCAGGCCGCCGTCGGACAGCAAGTCGTCCTCACCACCGACACCCCGACCCGGTCAACCCCACCGGCCCGCTGGCCGAGCGCGTCACCATCGAACGGTTCGAGAAGAGTCTGCGGGTGGTGA